In a genomic window of Alcanivorax sp.:
- a CDS encoding DUF1294 domain-containing protein — translation MKKQSGVLQRWDDERGFGFITDKKGRDIFVHVSAFGNIRSRPKAGEKVLFRVEPDAAKGVRAVEVERCWRPAHLLLPEFLFPLLMVGAFYGGLWWFFSQNAFWCFLIIFLLLIAGLTFLMFGLDKRAALNERQRVPENTLHLLSLAGGWPGALLARSLFRHKTRKQPFRTVFWLEVVVNLVAVGVFLFSPQAAPLRDWLDVQALGWLITLKEWGWISGPV, via the coding sequence ATCGGGTGTACTGCAACGTTGGGATGATGAGCGTGGTTTCGGCTTTATCACCGACAAGAAAGGCCGGGACATTTTTGTTCATGTCAGTGCCTTTGGCAATATTCGTTCGCGCCCTAAAGCCGGGGAAAAAGTGCTGTTTCGGGTAGAGCCGGATGCCGCCAAAGGGGTGCGTGCCGTAGAGGTGGAACGGTGCTGGCGACCCGCTCATCTGTTGTTGCCGGAGTTCCTTTTCCCGCTGCTGATGGTGGGAGCGTTCTATGGCGGGCTGTGGTGGTTTTTCTCGCAGAATGCGTTCTGGTGTTTCCTGATTATTTTCCTGCTGTTAATCGCCGGCCTGACGTTCCTGATGTTCGGTCTGGATAAGCGAGCAGCGCTGAACGAACGCCAGCGGGTGCCAGAAAATACCCTGCATCTTTTGTCCCTCGCCGGTGGTTGGCCCGGTGCCCTGCTGGCGCGTTCGCTGTTTCGTCACAAAACCCGCAAGCAGCCTTTTCGCACTGTTTTCTGGCTGGAGGTCGTGGTAAATCTTGTGGCGGTAGGTGTCTTTCTGTTCAGTCCTCAAGCCGCGCCCTTGCGTGACTGGCTGGATGTGCAGGCGCTGGGCTGGTTGATCACCCTCAAGGAATGGGGCTGGATCAGCGGGCCGGTTTGA